One genomic window of Elaeis guineensis isolate ETL-2024a chromosome 2, EG11, whole genome shotgun sequence includes the following:
- the LOC105047592 gene encoding uncharacterized GPI-anchored protein At4g28100-like, with amino-acid sequence MLQISFLLFVILFSQISLLPAVPSLDPQPALIPPSFVLSISSPNSATVPAFPEQSAAAVPCPLDLPPALLHSVSAACSALDSSSLPSRPRCCPALAAWLFSAHSAAGLATRPPPLSSSASTPDLPILPDDSESCAAAAEAALRAQGVVLPRPNDTCDVAYCYCGIRLGPLRCPGSFAASASEGRWVVAREDTARSLERDCARPGLRGCARCLKTLYQLGGEEKAGGDNVTGPGTRDGRERDRECQLMGLTWLLAKDRTRYLRTAAFVLRAFMMSPDVDPTSCSLPGSGGGEDDAPLSVDLGLVDGDGASSAVRSPLPPLSFHLGLFSLLLSLF; translated from the exons ATGCTCCAAATCTCATTCCTCCTCTTCGTCATCCTCTTCTCTCAAATCTCCCTCCTGCCCGCCGTGCCCAGCTTGGACCCTCAACCTGCCCTGATCCCTCCCTCCTTCGTGCTGTCCATTTCCTCCCCTAACTCCGCCACCGTCCCTGCTTTCCCGGAGCAGTCCGCCGCCGCCGTCCCCTGCCCCCTCGACCTCCCCCCAGCCCTCCTCCACAGCGTCTCTGCCGCTTGCTCAGCCCTCGATTCCTCCTCACTCCCCTCCCGCCCCCGCTGCTGCCCCGCCCTCGCCGCCTGGCTCTTCTCCGCCCACTCCGCCGCCGGCCTCGCCACCCGCCCCCCCCCTCTTTCCTCCTCCGCCTCCACCCCGGACCTCCCCATCCTCCCGGACGACTCCGAGTCCTGCGCTGCAGCGGCCGAGGCCGCCCTCCGCGCCCAGGGAGTCGTGCTCCCGCGCCCCAACGACACCTGCGACGTGGCCTACTGCTACTGCGGCATCCGCCTCGGTCCGCTCCGCTGCCCGGGATCCTTCGCGGCGTCCGCGTCGGAGGGGCGGTGGGTGGTCGCTAGGGAGGATACTGCGAGGAGCCTCGAAAGGGACTGCGCCCGCCCCGGCCTCCGCGGGTGCGCCCGTTGCCTCAAAACCCTTTACCAG CTGGGAGGCGAGGAGAAAGCGGGAGGCGACAATGTTACCGGGCCCGGCACGCGGGATGGTAGAGAACGCGACAGGGAATGCCAGCTGATGGGGCTGACGTGGCTCCTGGCGAAGGACCGGACCCGCTATCTCCGCACCGCCGCCTTCGTCCTCCGCGCATTTATGATGTCCCCCGACGTGGACCCCACATCCTGCTCCCTCCCTGGCTCCGGCGGCGGAGAAGATGACGCCCCCCTCTCCGTCGACCTCGGCCTGGTCGACGGCGACGGTGCATCTTCCGCGGTCCGATCACCGTTGCCGCCGTTATCGTTCCATCTaggcctcttctctcttcttctctccctatTCTAA
- the LOC105047600 gene encoding protein transport protein SEC24 A: MQPMGNDKPTIVPGRPLSSFPAAPQSSSPFISSGPVVGLEASGASRATTPFLSLGPRTSLGTSAPPQTTAPFLSPGPITGTQMSNYRSPPQPPPVRYNGPSSPPPPTSYPAQDATTYQQTQAPRFPPPGQPVTPLRGPVGPPGSSPVGSLHPQPQIPSVPMGPPLQIATQMSSRSNMPPPLSESSFSATRPPPQPSLQGYSYVLPKGNMPPSPAESQLPAPRSVFQPPLQQAFPASHVPPVHGSYHAHQGGVVPPPPPIGGPLGYNSREQMQYANIGPPMGGNLQGLVEEFQSLSVGSAPGSLDHGVDAQSLPRPLNGDEEPVKVLETYPLNCHPRFLRLTTHAIPNSQSLLARWHLPLGAVVHPLAEVPDGEDVPIVNFGPAGIIRCRRCRTYVNPYVTFTDAGRKWRCNICSLLNDVPGEYYCALDASGRRCDLDQRPELSKGSVEFVAPTEYMVRPPMPPLYFFLIDVSVSAVRCGFLEVVAKTIKSCLDELPGFPRTQIGFLTFDSTLHFHNLKSSLMQPQMLVVADLDDIFLPLPDDLLVNLADSRHVVDALLDSLPSMFQDNANIESALGPALKAALMVMSQLGGKLLVFQSTLPSIGVGRLRLRGDDLRIYGTDKEHTLRIPEDPFYKQMAAEFTKHQIAVDVYAFSEKYTDIASLGSLAKYTGGQVYHYPSIQAPTHHEKLGYELARDLTRETAWESVMRIRCGKGVRFTTYHGHFMLRSADLLALPAVDCDKAFAMQLSLEDTLMTTQTVYFQVALLYTSSSGERRIRVHTAAAPVVADLGEMYGRADTGAIISLLSRLAIENTLSHKLEDARQLMQLKLVKSLKEYRNLYVVQHRLGGRLIFPETLRFLPLYVLALCKSVALRGGYADVPLDERCAAGYNMMILSIRRMLKLLYPGLYRIDENLIKGSEEFNESSKQLALSAQSLDPRALYIYDDGFSFIIWLGRMLSPDLVNNTLGVDLSGFPDLSRLALLEHDNEYSRKLMRIIRRLREKDPSCFQLCRVVRQGEQPREGSLLLSNLVEDQTAGTSGYIDWILQIYRQSQSS; the protein is encoded by the exons ATGCAGCCCATGGGAAATGATAAGCCGACCATTGTTCCTGGAAGACCTTTGTCTTCCTTTCCGGCAGCTCCACAGTCTTCTTCACCTTTCATATCTTCGGGTCCTGTTGTTGGCTTGGAGGCATCTGGTGCTTCTCGAGCCACAACCCCCTTTTTATCTTTGGGGCCTAGGACCAGCTTGGGGACATCAGCCCCACCGCAAACCACAGCACCATTTTTATCTCCAGGGCCCATTACTGGCACTCAGATGTCCAATTATAGATCACCACCACAACCACCACCAGTTAGGTATAATGGTCCATCCAGTCCACCCCCTCCAACATCTTACCCTGCCCAAGATGCAACTACATATCAGCAAACACAAGCTCCTAGGTTTCCTCCTCCTGGTCAACCTGTAACTCCTTTACGGGGTCCTGTCGGTCCACCCGGTTCATCCCCTGTTGGATCTCTTCATCCTCAGCCCCAGATTCCCTCAGTGCCCATGGGCCCTCCACTCCAAATTGCAACCCAAATGTCATCTAGAAGTAATATGCCCCCTCCGCTGTCAGAGTCATCATTCTCTGCGACCAGACCACCTCCTCAGCCATCTTTGCAAGGATATTCCTATGTGCTCCCAAAAGGTAACATGCCCCCCTCTCCTGCAGAGTCGCAGTTGCCTGCTCCTAGATCAGTTTTTCAACCACCATTGCAGCAGGCTTTTCCAGCTTCCCATGTTCCTCCAGTTCATGGTTCTTATCATGCTCACCAAGGAGGTGTTGTACCACCGCCACCACCTATAGGAGGTCCTCTGGGTTATAATTCAAGAGAACAAATGCAATATGCTAACATAGGACCTCCTATGGGAGGTAATCTTCAGGGTCTGGTTGAAGAGTTCCAGTCATTGTCTGTTGGATCAGCTCCTGGGTCACTTGATCATGGAGTTGATGCCCAATCACTGCCAAGGCCACTAAATGGCGATGAAGAGCCTGTTAAAGTTCTTGAGACATACCCTTTAAATTGCCACCCAAGGTTTTTGAGACTGACAACTCATGCAATACCGAATTCTCAGTCATTGCTTGCTAGGTGGCATTTGCCTCTTGGAGCAGTGGTTCATCCTCTAGCAGAAGTTCCCGATGGG GAGGACGTACCAATTGTCAATTTTGGACCAGCTGGCATTATTCGGTGTCGAAGATGTCGAACATATGTGAATCCATATGTGACTTTCACGGATGCAGGAAGGAAGTGGCGTTGCAACATCTGTTCTCTGCTCAATGATG TTCCTGGGGAGTATTATTGTGCCTTGGATGCTAGTGGCAGAAGATGTGATCTAGATCAACGACCTGAGCTTTCTAAGGGAAGTGTGGAATTTGTTGCTCCAACTGAATATATGGTGCGACCACCAATGCCACCACTATATTTTTTCCTTATTGATGTATCAGTATCTGCAGTTCGGTGTGGTTTTCTTGAG GTTGTGGCAAAGACCATAAAGTCATGTCTTGATGAACTACCTGGCTTCCCTAGGACACAGATTGGCTTCTTAACTTTTGATAGCACATTGCATTTCCATAATTTAAAG TCTTCTTTGATGCAGCCTCAAATGTTGGTGGTGGCAGATCTGGATGATATATTTTTACCATTGCCTGATGATCTTCTTGTCAATTTAGCTGATTCTAGACATGTAGTGGATGCATTACTGGATAGCTTGCCTAGTATGTTTCAGGACAATGCAAACATAGAATCTGCCTTGGGCCCTGCTCTTAAAGCAGCATTAATGGTTATG AGTCAACTTGGAGGGAAGTTGTTGGTGTTTCAGAGTACATTACCTTCTATCGGTGTCGGGCGCCTAAGATTACGCGGAGATGATCTTCGTATTTATGGAACAGATAAAGAACATACTTTACGGATACCTGAAGATCCATTTTATAAGCAGATGGCCGCTGAATTTACAAAGCATCAGATTGCGGTGGATGTATATGCTTTCAGTGAAAAGTACACTGATATAGCTTCCTTAG GATCTCTTGCGAAATACACTGGTGGCCAGGTGTATCATTATCCATCAATTCAGGCACCTACCCACCATGAGAAACTTGGTTATGAATTGGCCAGGGATCTCACCAGGGAAACTGCCTGGGAATCTGTGATGCGCATTAGATGTGGAAAAG GGGTGCGTTTTACAACGTATCATGGCCATTTTATGCTAAGATCAGCAGATTTATTAGCCCTTCCTGCTGTGGATTGTGATAAAGCCTTTGCAATGCAATTATCTTTGGAAGACACCTTGATGACAACTCAGACTGTATACTTTCAAGTTGCGCTGCT ATATACTTCCTCTTCAGGTGAAAGACGAATTAGAGTCCATACAGCAGCTGCACCTGTTGTAGCTGATCTTGGAGAAATGTACGGCCGGGCAGATACTGGGGCCATTATCTCGTTATTGAGCAGGCTCG CCATTGAAAACACATTGTCTCATAAGCTGGAAGATGCTCGCCAGTTAATGCAGTTAAAGCTTGTGAAAAGCCTTAAAGAGTATCGGAATCTCTATGTTGTGCAGCATCGGTTGGGTGGGAGGCTGATATTTCCAGAAACTTTGAGATTCTTGCCATTATATGTATTGGCTCTTTGCAAGTCTGTAGCTCTTCGTGGAGGTTATGCTGATGTTCCTCTCGATGAGCGCTGTGCGGCTGGTTACAATATGATGATATTATCTATAAGAAGGATGCTTAAACTTCTGTATCCTGGTTTATATAGGATAGATGAGAACCTCATAAAG GGTTCCGAGGAATTTAATGAGTCATCTAAACAGTTAGCCTTGAGTGCACAAAGCTTAGATCCCAGAGCACTATATATTTATGATGATGGATTCAGCTTCATTATTTGGTTAGGCAGGATGCTGTCACCTGATTTAGTTAATAATACACTTGGGGTCGACTTATCTGGGTTTCCTGATCTATCCAGG CTTGCATTGCTTGAACATGACAATGAGTATTCAAGAAAACTGATGAGGATAATAAGAAGATTGAGGGAGAAGGATCCATCCTGTTTTCAATTATGCCGTGTGGTGAGGCAAGGTGAACAACCAAGAGAAGGTTCCTTGCTGCTTTCCAACCTTGTCGAGGATCAGACTGCTGGAACCAGTGGCTACATTGATTGGATTCTCCAAATATACCGCCAATCACAGAGTTCATGA